A section of the Bryobacteraceae bacterium genome encodes:
- the tsf gene encoding elongation factor Ts codes for MAEISAQLVKQLRDLTGAGMMECKKALVEADGDFNEAQVILRKRGLATAAKKASRSAREGIIGFHLSPAADLAVLVEVNCETDFVAKTDDFQKLVEEIKQIVLEKRPATVAELKKLPSKSDPSLTVEGLLTSLIARIGENMGVPRFCIVEAKGVLGGYVHPGAKIVSVVDVTFTKPETKANPAFAELVNDLAMQVAAAAPQFLSRNDVSAEALAKEKEIQRARALAEGKPEKIVDKVVEGRLGKFYSEVCLLDQPFIKDDALSISQLLANKSRELGDQIGIASFVRYKVGETASAEEAPAE; via the coding sequence ATGGCAGAAATCAGCGCTCAGCTTGTGAAACAGCTTCGAGATCTCACCGGCGCCGGCATGATGGAGTGCAAGAAAGCGCTCGTCGAGGCCGATGGCGACTTCAACGAAGCGCAGGTGATCCTGCGCAAACGCGGCCTGGCCACCGCGGCCAAGAAGGCCTCGCGTTCGGCCCGCGAAGGCATCATCGGCTTTCATCTTTCGCCAGCGGCCGACCTGGCCGTGCTCGTCGAGGTCAACTGCGAGACGGACTTTGTCGCCAAGACCGACGACTTCCAGAAGCTCGTCGAGGAGATCAAGCAGATTGTCCTCGAAAAGCGCCCCGCTACGGTGGCGGAGCTGAAAAAGCTGCCCTCGAAGTCCGACCCCTCGCTCACGGTGGAAGGGCTGCTCACCTCGCTGATCGCCAGAATCGGCGAGAACATGGGCGTCCCGCGCTTCTGCATTGTCGAAGCCAAAGGCGTACTCGGCGGCTACGTGCATCCCGGCGCGAAGATCGTTTCGGTGGTGGACGTCACCTTTACCAAACCGGAGACGAAGGCGAACCCGGCCTTCGCCGAGCTGGTCAATGATTTGGCCATGCAGGTGGCCGCCGCCGCGCCCCAGTTCCTCAGCCGCAACGACGTCAGCGCTGAGGCGCTGGCGAAAGAGAAAGAGATCCAGCGGGCCCGCGCCCTGGCCGAGGGCAAGCCCGAAAAGATCGTCGACAAGGTCGTCGAGGGACGCCTCGGCAAGTTTTATTCCGAGGTCTGTCTGCTGGACCAGCCTTTCATCAAGGACGACGCGCTCTCCATCAGCCAGTTGCTGGCCAACAAGAGCCGGGAGCTCGGCGACCAGATCGGCATCGCCTCCTTCGTCCGGTATAAAGTAGGCGAGACGGCATCGGCCGAAGAAGCTCCGGCCGAATAG
- the pyrH gene encoding uridylate kinase, protein MPLRYRRILLKLSGEVLAGGAPFGIDPERTRSLAEEIAEVHRAGAEIGIVIGGGNFFRGAAAAARHMDRVQADTIGMLATIINCLAMQDALEKQGVPTRVMTAIQMNQVAEPYIRRRALRHLEKGRIVLFGGGTSNPFFSTDSAGSLRALEIGAEVLAKATSVDGVYDKDPRRFPDAVRFERISYDEVLARNLGVMDASAVAMCRDNGLPIIVFNLNERGNIMRMSMGEPVGTLIGNAP, encoded by the coding sequence ATGCCCCTGCGCTACCGGCGCATCCTGCTGAAGCTGAGCGGCGAGGTGCTCGCCGGCGGGGCGCCGTTCGGCATCGACCCGGAACGCACGCGTTCGCTGGCCGAAGAGATCGCCGAAGTGCACCGCGCGGGCGCGGAGATCGGCATCGTCATCGGCGGCGGCAACTTCTTCCGCGGAGCGGCCGCCGCCGCGCGCCACATGGATCGCGTGCAGGCCGACACCATCGGCATGCTGGCCACCATCATCAACTGCCTGGCCATGCAGGACGCGCTCGAAAAGCAGGGCGTGCCGACGCGCGTGATGACGGCCATCCAGATGAACCAGGTGGCCGAGCCCTACATCCGCCGCCGCGCGCTCCGCCATCTCGAAAAGGGCCGCATCGTGCTGTTCGGCGGCGGCACCTCCAACCCGTTCTTCTCCACCGATTCGGCCGGCAGCCTGCGCGCGCTGGAAATCGGCGCCGAGGTGCTGGCCAAGGCCACCAGCGTCGATGGCGTCTACGACAAGGACCCCCGCAGGTTTCCGGACGCCGTGCGGTTCGAGCGCATCTCCTATGACGAGGTGCTTGCGCGCAACCTGGGCGTGATGGACGCCTCCGCCGTCGCAATGTGCCGCGACAACGGGCTGCCCATCATCGTCTTCAACCTCAATGAACGGGGCAATATAATGCGAATGTCGATGGGAGAACCCGTCGGCACGCTGATTGGAAACGCGCCATGA
- the frr gene encoding ribosome-recycling factor translates to MKQGQPNTASSGPTLTIKDVESQARAKMEKVISDLQHEMGSIRTGRASIHLFDGIMVEAYGSQMPINHLATLHVPEPSLVTIQPYDVSQIGAIEKAIRASDLGLNPSNDGKIIRVPIPALTEERRKELVRHLHHVAEEHRVAVRNIRRDANEAIKKLYKDKLISEDDERRALEEIQKMTDSYIGKIDQLAKVKENDILEVK, encoded by the coding sequence ATGAAACAAGGACAACCCAACACCGCTTCCAGCGGACCCACGCTGACGATCAAGGATGTCGAGTCCCAGGCCAGGGCGAAGATGGAGAAGGTCATCAGCGACCTTCAGCACGAAATGGGCTCCATCCGCACCGGGCGTGCGTCCATCCATCTCTTTGACGGCATCATGGTGGAGGCCTATGGCTCGCAGATGCCCATCAACCACCTGGCCACGCTCCATGTGCCGGAGCCGAGCCTGGTGACGATCCAGCCGTACGACGTCAGCCAGATCGGCGCCATTGAAAAGGCGATCCGCGCTTCCGATCTCGGCCTGAACCCCTCCAACGACGGCAAGATCATCCGCGTGCCCATCCCGGCGCTCACCGAAGAACGGCGCAAGGAGCTGGTCAGGCATCTGCACCATGTGGCCGAAGAACATCGCGTGGCGGTGCGCAACATCCGCCGCGACGCCAATGAGGCCATCAAGAAGCTTTACAAGGACAAGCTGATCAGCGAGGACGACGAGCGGCGCGCCCTCGAGGAGATCCAGAAGATGACGGACTCCTACATCGGCAAGATCGATCAGCTCGCCAAGGTCAAGGAGAACGACATCCTGGAAGTGAAGTAG
- a CDS encoding N-acyl-D-amino-acid deacylase: MRSMRWMFCLAAFVLPLAAQPYDVLIRNARVIDGTGAGWFRSSVAVRGGSIAAIGPLDHAEARTVIDARGLVLAPGFIDAHSHALAGLRQHPDAENLIRQGVTTVMEGQDGSSPLPLRDVLEEMDRLRPAVNIGFFAGHGTIRTRVMKTEMRAPTIEELDRMKALLEQAMRDGAFGLSTGLFYVPGNYATTEEVIELARVAASLGGMHISHMRDETAGVVASVAETIRIGEEGGLPTQVTHHKIIGKANWGRSAETLRLISEARARGVDVTLDAYPYTASSTGTGALFPQWALSGGAQALAERLSAPETRARIRAEIVRRILEDRGGGDPANVVLASCRFDPSLAGKSLADLARARGLAPTAEAAADIAIELQRRGGCSAIYHAISEDDVERILAYRWTMIASDGGVVAPGEGAPHPRNYGTFARVLGRYVRQRKLMPLEEAVWKMTGLPAQRLGLWDRGLIRPGMRADLVLFDPERIADRATFAEPHQYAEGVVAVWVNGVETLREGKMTGSRGGHALRGPAGRR; encoded by the coding sequence ATGCGCAGCATGCGCTGGATGTTCTGCCTGGCGGCGTTCGTGCTGCCGCTTGCGGCACAGCCGTATGACGTGCTCATCCGCAACGCCCGCGTCATCGACGGCACGGGCGCCGGATGGTTCCGTTCGAGTGTGGCCGTGCGCGGTGGCAGCATCGCCGCCATTGGGCCGCTGGACCATGCCGAGGCCCGGACGGTGATCGATGCCCGCGGCCTCGTGCTGGCGCCGGGCTTTATTGACGCCCACAGTCACGCGCTGGCGGGCCTGCGCCAGCACCCGGACGCGGAAAACCTCATTCGCCAGGGCGTCACCACGGTGATGGAAGGCCAGGACGGCAGCTCGCCGCTGCCGCTGCGCGACGTGCTCGAGGAGATGGACCGGCTGCGGCCGGCCGTCAATATCGGCTTCTTCGCCGGCCACGGCACGATCCGCACGCGCGTCATGAAGACGGAAATGCGCGCGCCCACCATCGAAGAGCTGGACCGGATGAAGGCGCTGCTTGAGCAGGCGATGCGGGATGGCGCCTTCGGACTCTCCACGGGCCTCTTTTACGTGCCCGGCAACTATGCGACGACGGAGGAAGTGATCGAGCTGGCGCGCGTGGCCGCCTCGCTGGGCGGCATGCACATCTCGCACATGCGGGACGAGACCGCAGGCGTCGTGGCCAGCGTGGCCGAAACAATCCGCATCGGCGAAGAGGGCGGTCTGCCCACGCAGGTGACGCACCACAAGATCATCGGCAAGGCCAACTGGGGACGCAGCGCGGAGACGCTTCGCCTGATCAGTGAAGCGCGCGCCCGCGGCGTGGATGTGACGCTGGACGCCTATCCTTACACGGCCTCCTCCACCGGCACGGGAGCGCTGTTTCCGCAGTGGGCGCTTTCAGGCGGCGCGCAGGCGCTGGCCGAGCGGCTGTCGGCGCCGGAGACGCGGGCCCGCATCCGGGCGGAGATCGTGCGCCGCATCCTGGAAGACCGGGGCGGCGGCGACCCGGCCAACGTGGTGCTGGCGTCCTGCCGGTTCGACCCGTCGCTGGCGGGTAAATCGCTGGCCGACCTGGCGCGGGCGCGGGGACTCGCTCCCACTGCCGAAGCGGCTGCTGACATTGCCATTGAGCTCCAGCGCCGGGGCGGCTGTTCGGCCATCTACCACGCCATCAGCGAAGACGACGTGGAGCGGATTCTCGCCTATCGCTGGACGATGATTGCCTCCGATGGCGGCGTTGTGGCGCCGGGCGAAGGTGCGCCGCATCCGCGCAATTACGGCACGTTCGCGCGGGTGCTGGGCCGTTACGTGCGGCAACGGAAGCTGATGCCGCTGGAGGAGGCCGTCTGGAAAATGACCGGGCTGCCGGCGCAGCGCCTGGGCCTGTGGGATCGCGGTCTCATTCGCCCGGGCATGCGGGCGGACCTCGTGCTGTTCGACCCGGAACGAATCGCCGACCGCGCCACCTTCGCCGAGCCCCACCAGTACGCCGAAGGTGTCGTCGCCGTGTGGGTCAATGGCGTGGAGACGCTCAGGGAAGGGAAGATGACCGGGAGCCGCGGCGGCCACGCACTGCGCGGCCCGGCCGGCAGGCGCTGA
- the zwf gene encoding glucose-6-phosphate 1-dehydrogenase, with translation MLADPLRFQARVPPCVMVIFGANGDLARRKLLPALYRLACERRLPPAFAVLGNSRTQMSDDSFREKMREAVREHLDNGPLDDTLWDAFARKIFYAPGDLNDAEMYAVLGRRLREIDRAQQTGDNVLFYLSTHPGLYGTVVERLAAAGLNRGSGWRRVVIEKPFGRNLESARELDRRIHAVFPENEVYRIDHYLGKETVQNLLAFRFGNGIFEPLWNRRYVSQVQITAAESIGVEGRGAFYQETGALRDMIQSHLLQVMATVAMEPPPVFEPDAVRDERAKLLRSVRIMTLEEAAGNAVAGQYGPARVGGVEMPGFRQEAGVDPDSQTDTYAALTLYVDNWRWAGVPFYIRTGKRLPKRVTDIAIFFHAPPLALFSGGRGEGAAPNLLVVRIQPDEGISLRFLSKQPGRGMHLRPVSMDFHYGASFGNRAPTAYETLLVDALCGDATLYTRQDMVEASWRIVQPVLDAWSQRRFDFPNYEAGTWGPKEADAMLARNGHAWRTP, from the coding sequence ATGCTGGCGGATCCGCTCCGGTTCCAGGCGCGCGTTCCCCCCTGCGTCATGGTCATCTTCGGGGCCAACGGGGATCTCGCCCGGCGCAAGCTCCTGCCCGCGCTCTACCGCCTGGCCTGCGAGCGGCGCCTGCCGCCCGCCTTTGCCGTGCTGGGCAACTCGCGCACGCAGATGAGCGACGATTCGTTCCGGGAAAAGATGCGCGAAGCCGTCCGGGAACACCTCGACAATGGCCCGTTGGATGACACCCTTTGGGACGCCTTCGCCCGCAAAATTTTCTATGCGCCGGGAGACCTGAACGATGCGGAAATGTACGCCGTTCTCGGCCGCCGTCTGAGAGAAATTGACCGGGCGCAACAGACCGGAGATAACGTCCTTTTCTACCTCTCCACGCATCCGGGCCTGTACGGTACGGTCGTGGAGCGGCTTGCAGCCGCCGGCCTGAACAGGGGCAGCGGCTGGCGGCGGGTGGTGATCGAGAAACCCTTCGGGCGCAATCTGGAGAGCGCCCGGGAGCTCGACCGGCGGATTCACGCGGTATTCCCGGAAAATGAGGTTTACCGCATTGATCACTATCTGGGAAAAGAGACCGTTCAAAACCTGCTGGCTTTCCGCTTTGGAAATGGGATTTTCGAACCGCTCTGGAACCGCCGCTACGTCAGCCAGGTGCAGATTACGGCCGCCGAGTCCATCGGCGTGGAGGGCCGGGGCGCTTTCTATCAGGAAACCGGCGCGCTGCGTGACATGATCCAGAGCCACCTGCTCCAGGTGATGGCCACGGTGGCCATGGAGCCCCCGCCCGTCTTCGAGCCAGATGCGGTGCGCGATGAACGGGCCAAACTGTTGCGCTCGGTTCGCATCATGACCCTCGAAGAGGCCGCGGGGAACGCCGTGGCCGGACAATACGGCCCGGCGCGGGTGGGCGGCGTCGAAATGCCCGGATTCCGGCAGGAGGCGGGCGTCGATCCGGATTCGCAGACAGACACCTACGCGGCGCTCACCCTGTACGTGGACAACTGGCGCTGGGCGGGCGTCCCGTTCTACATCCGCACGGGCAAGCGGCTGCCGAAACGCGTCACCGATATCGCGATCTTTTTCCATGCGCCGCCGCTGGCCCTGTTCTCCGGCGGCCGTGGCGAAGGCGCCGCGCCGAATCTGCTTGTCGTCCGCATCCAGCCCGACGAGGGCATCTCGCTGCGGTTTCTTTCCAAACAGCCGGGCCGTGGCATGCATCTGCGGCCCGTTTCGATGGACTTCCACTACGGCGCCAGTTTTGGCAACCGGGCACCCACCGCTTACGAAACTCTCCTGGTGGACGCCCTGTGCGGGGATGCGACGCTTTACACGCGGCAGGACATGGTGGAAGCCAGCTGGCGGATCGTGCAACCCGTGCTCGACGCCTGGTCGCAGCGCCGGTTCGACTTTCCGAATTACGAAGCCGGCACCTGGGGGCCCAAGGAAGCCGACGCGATGCTTGCGCGAAATGGCCACGCGTGGAGGACGCCCTGA
- a CDS encoding glucose-6-phosphate dehydrogenase, which produces MPAVQAETILREMAAQWAAVAAAGAPEGTDASGVVRACSMTLIVAAEHEADAARASETVAALMQAHPSRAIVLKPAPPQAALDAQVILQCWMAAGARRQICCERIEITVPEARQDEVLRVIAGLLAPDLPAVLWCRGAIWTRQQPFARLRELLDQIVVDSSCIEDPGEALRALAALRQGRTRVSDLAWTRLTPWRETIANTVAASGLDDPDAVQQVEVRHAGARPSTAALYLAAWLLRTFRKAAPVFRSVPGEGQVVGVAIQTDRIRLELERLAGETVRASGCAGVQALHLPHANEERSMSEELAIAGPDRFFEETLAVAAGLAAIWQA; this is translated from the coding sequence ATGCCGGCCGTGCAGGCGGAGACGATTCTGCGGGAAATGGCGGCCCAGTGGGCCGCGGTGGCCGCGGCCGGCGCTCCCGAGGGCACGGACGCCTCCGGCGTCGTGCGGGCGTGTTCCATGACGCTGATCGTTGCGGCAGAACACGAAGCGGACGCGGCCCGCGCCAGCGAGACCGTCGCGGCGCTCATGCAGGCACATCCCAGCCGCGCCATCGTGCTGAAGCCCGCGCCGCCGCAAGCCGCTCTGGATGCGCAGGTCATCCTCCAGTGCTGGATGGCGGCCGGCGCGCGGCGGCAGATCTGCTGCGAGCGGATTGAGATCACGGTTCCGGAAGCAAGACAGGACGAGGTGCTGCGCGTGATTGCCGGCCTGCTCGCGCCGGATCTGCCGGCGGTCCTGTGGTGCCGCGGCGCCATCTGGACGCGCCAACAGCCTTTCGCGCGCCTGCGCGAATTGCTTGACCAAATAGTTGTTGACTCGTCGTGTATCGAGGACCCGGGCGAAGCGCTGCGGGCGCTTGCCGCGCTGCGGCAGGGCAGAACGCGCGTGTCGGACCTCGCCTGGACGAGGCTCACCCCGTGGCGCGAAACCATCGCCAACACCGTTGCCGCCAGCGGCCTCGACGATCCGGACGCAGTGCAGCAGGTGGAAGTCCGGCACGCCGGAGCGCGCCCTTCGACCGCCGCCCTCTATCTGGCCGCATGGCTGTTGCGCACGTTTCGCAAGGCGGCGCCTGTTTTCCGAAGCGTGCCGGGCGAGGGGCAGGTGGTGGGGGTGGCAATTCAGACGGACCGCATCCGTCTTGAACTCGAACGGCTGGCCGGCGAAACCGTGCGCGCGTCGGGGTGCGCGGGCGTGCAGGCGCTGCATTTGCCCCACGCCAACGAAGAGCGGTCCATGAGCGAGGAGCTCGCCATCGCGGGCCCTGACAGGTTTTTTGAAGAGACGCTGGCTGTTGCCGCAGGGCTGGCGGCAATTTGGCAGGCATGA
- the pgl gene encoding 6-phosphogluconolactonase — MSVHRKICPDPVAAARACAQEILALLDAALDQQNTATLAISGGRSPAPMFEELARQRFDWDRVHLFWVDERAVPPADPQSNYRLAHELLLAPAQVPPQNVHRVEAELPPGEAARRYEAEIRSFFRLAPGSLPQFDVIHRGLGADAHTASLFPGEPLIDDREGIAAAVWVEKLFAWRITLLPGVLLNARHTVVLATGADKAVALRNVFLAPYEPKQFPGQLGLREGIAMKWFVDQAAARWLE; from the coding sequence ATGAGCGTGCATCGCAAGATCTGCCCGGATCCCGTCGCCGCGGCCCGCGCCTGCGCACAGGAGATCCTCGCCCTGCTGGACGCCGCGCTCGACCAGCAGAACACGGCCACGCTGGCCATTTCCGGCGGCCGCAGCCCGGCGCCGATGTTCGAAGAACTCGCCCGCCAGCGCTTCGACTGGGACCGAGTACATCTGTTCTGGGTGGACGAGCGCGCCGTGCCGCCCGCTGATCCGCAAAGTAATTACCGGCTGGCCCACGAGCTGCTCCTCGCGCCCGCGCAGGTTCCGCCCCAGAACGTGCACCGGGTGGAGGCCGAGCTTCCGCCCGGCGAGGCCGCACGGCGATACGAAGCAGAAATCCGCAGCTTCTTTCGCCTCGCGCCGGGGTCTCTTCCCCAATTCGACGTGATTCACCGCGGACTGGGAGCGGATGCGCACACCGCGAGTCTGTTCCCCGGCGAACCGCTCATCGATGACCGGGAGGGCATCGCCGCGGCCGTCTGGGTGGAGAAGCTCTTCGCGTGGCGCATCACGCTGCTGCCCGGCGTGCTGCTGAATGCCCGCCATACGGTGGTGCTGGCGACGGGCGCGGACAAGGCCGTAGCGCTCCGCAACGTCTTTCTCGCGCCCTATGAGCCGAAACAATTTCCCGGACAATTGGGTTTGCGCGAAGGCATTGCCATGAAGTGGTTTGTCGACCAGGCCGCCGCGCGCTGGCTGGAGTGA
- a CDS encoding oxidoreductase, with protein MPATRRVFLMTTAAGALAQPGANDRIRLGLIGCGGRGRDLLKMVASSGENAAITAVCDVWRVNREAVAAEVQKTFGPPPFQTTRYQEILARRDIDAVLIATPDFTHPKILADAVEAGKDAYVEKPFATTFEEARMAYDAVKRTGRVVQVGTQRRSEAKFIAAAAAIQKGVIGKVTRVSMEYHFYEPRWRRDYHMVKAEDVDWEAFRFGGRIQGGFDPRKLREWQLFRDTTNGIPGLWMTHLIDLAAWYLNDPYPKGAMAMGGVYLWKDGRQTSDVFQAMLEYTDCLVTFAMSLTNSAGGRNLWFGTRGVLDAEANRVSGDGSNDPDRILQPYTLPLPPDVESHMANFLRCVRTRATPRASVEAGYAHAVATCMAAVSLQTGRRIGYDPVKRELV; from the coding sequence ATGCCAGCCACACGCCGTGTGTTTCTGATGACGACCGCCGCCGGCGCGCTTGCGCAGCCGGGTGCTAATGACCGAATCCGTCTCGGCCTCATCGGCTGCGGAGGCCGCGGGCGCGACCTTTTGAAGATGGTCGCCTCTTCGGGTGAAAACGCCGCCATCACCGCCGTCTGTGACGTCTGGCGCGTGAATCGAGAGGCCGTGGCGGCGGAAGTCCAGAAGACCTTCGGCCCGCCGCCCTTCCAGACAACGCGGTATCAGGAGATCCTTGCCCGCCGCGACATCGACGCGGTTCTCATCGCCACGCCTGATTTCACGCATCCGAAAATCCTCGCCGACGCTGTCGAGGCCGGCAAGGACGCTTATGTAGAAAAGCCCTTCGCGACCACCTTCGAGGAAGCGCGCATGGCTTACGACGCCGTCAAGCGCACTGGCCGCGTCGTGCAGGTGGGCACGCAGCGGCGCAGCGAAGCGAAGTTCATCGCCGCGGCCGCAGCCATCCAGAAGGGCGTCATCGGCAAGGTGACGCGCGTCTCGATGGAATACCACTTCTACGAGCCCCGCTGGCGACGCGATTATCACATGGTGAAGGCCGAAGACGTCGACTGGGAGGCGTTCCGCTTCGGCGGCCGCATCCAGGGCGGCTTCGACCCGCGCAAACTCCGCGAGTGGCAGCTCTTCCGGGACACCACCAATGGCATCCCTGGCCTGTGGATGACGCACCTGATCGACCTGGCCGCGTGGTACCTGAACGATCCCTACCCCAAGGGAGCCATGGCCATGGGCGGCGTCTACCTCTGGAAGGACGGGCGCCAGACGAGCGATGTCTTCCAGGCGATGCTCGAATACACCGACTGCCTGGTGACGTTCGCCATGAGCCTCACCAACTCCGCCGGCGGCCGCAATCTCTGGTTTGGGACCCGGGGCGTGCTCGATGCCGAGGCCAATCGCGTCAGCGGCGATGGCAGCAACGATCCGGACCGGATTCTCCAGCCCTACACGCTGCCGCTGCCGCCGGACGTCGAATCCCACATGGCGAATTTCCTCCGCTGCGTGCGGACGCGCGCGACGCCGCGCGCCAGCGTCGAGGCCGGTTACGCGCATGCCGTCGCCACCTGCATGGCCGCCGTGTCGCTCCAGACCGGACGCCGCATCGGCTATGACCCGGTGAAGCGGGAACTCGTATGA
- a CDS encoding mandelate racemase, whose amino-acid sequence MTRREFVGASSLMLLRDAPPIRTVEALPVRYPVTGHFRFFTKPERPAVFVKVTCEDGTAGWGQSVPIPTWSYETLESVTGTIRLYLAPVLVGMNPTDIAEAHRRMNRAIAPSFSTGMPIAKSGIDMALHDLAAKLAGKNVAALWNRRPADKITLSWTVNARTLDEADELLEAGRKQGYRHFNIKVAPDPKFDVELARRVRKFAPDGFLWADANGGYDLETALAVLPKLRDAGVDVMEQPVPPNRLSWLRELRKQGALPLLLDEGVVNVVDLEEFHRLGLMDGVAMKPARTAGLWDARRQVEYLEKHGLMFLGSGLTDPDVSLAASLVLYGAYGLKRPAALNGLQFLAGSWLKRPFRLEDGALRVPQGAGLGVEVDEERLRRDSQG is encoded by the coding sequence ATGACGCGGCGGGAATTTGTCGGGGCCTCCTCGCTCATGCTGCTCCGGGACGCTCCACCCATCCGCACCGTGGAAGCGCTGCCGGTGCGCTATCCGGTCACCGGCCATTTCCGCTTCTTCACGAAGCCGGAGCGGCCGGCGGTGTTCGTCAAGGTCACCTGCGAAGACGGCACGGCGGGCTGGGGCCAGAGCGTGCCCATCCCCACCTGGAGCTACGAAACACTCGAATCCGTCACAGGCACGATCCGGCTGTATCTGGCGCCGGTGCTCGTCGGCATGAATCCAACCGATATCGCCGAGGCGCACCGCCGGATGAACCGCGCCATCGCCCCGTCGTTCTCCACCGGCATGCCCATCGCGAAGTCCGGCATCGACATGGCGCTGCACGATCTCGCCGCCAAGCTCGCCGGGAAGAACGTGGCCGCGCTCTGGAACCGCCGGCCCGCCGACAAAATCACCCTGAGCTGGACCGTGAACGCGCGGACGCTGGATGAGGCCGACGAGCTCCTGGAAGCGGGGCGAAAACAGGGCTACCGCCACTTCAACATCAAGGTGGCGCCGGACCCGAAGTTCGATGTCGAGCTCGCCCGCCGCGTGCGGAAATTTGCGCCGGATGGTTTTCTCTGGGCCGACGCCAACGGTGGCTATGATCTGGAAACAGCTCTGGCTGTGCTGCCGAAGCTGCGCGACGCCGGCGTCGACGTGATGGAACAACCGGTGCCGCCCAACCGGCTGAGCTGGCTGCGCGAGCTCAGGAAGCAGGGCGCGTTGCCGCTGCTGCTGGACGAAGGCGTCGTCAACGTGGTCGACCTGGAGGAGTTCCACCGGCTTGGGCTGATGGACGGCGTGGCCATGAAGCCGGCGCGCACGGCCGGCCTCTGGGACGCCCGCCGGCAGGTCGAATATCTCGAAAAGCACGGCCTGATGTTTCTCGGCAGCGGGCTCACCGACCCGGATGTTTCGCTGGCCGCTTCGCTCGTGCTCTACGGGGCGTATGGGCTGAAGCGTCCGGCGGCGCTCAACGGGTTGCAGTTTCTCGCCGGGTCCTGGCTGAAGCGGCCCTTCCGGCTGGAAGACGGGGCGCTGCGCGTGCCGCAGGGCGCCGGGCTCGGCGTGGAGGTCGACGAGGAGAGGTTGCGCCGTGATTCGCAGGGCTAG
- a CDS encoding L-fucose:H+ symporter permease, whose protein sequence is MNQTRERLFVTEDGRNVAFVFALVSSLFLLWGFLNGMIDVMDKHFQDELGLTKAQSAWVQFAHYLGYFLMALPAGVVASKRGYKAGILTGLLLVAIGGFWFLPATEVHFMAKAGKVGPNAAFVAFLIGVCTIAGGLTFLETVANPYTTVLGHRKFAATRINLAQSMNGFGWIFGPMVGSVYFYSKDAAGRSTGSETLYIPYVASAIGVLVLAFIFYLVRMPEIPTADEYHMDNGTPGVSRSIWTHPHFTLAVLAQFLYVAAQAGIFSFFINYMVEEPPNMPAAWYPALESLAARAGILREWLRGWLTPVEGGAFCRLTEKGASNLASVAFLFFLAGRFSGAAILRRSAAHRVLGIYGAMNVLATFLVFLKLGWFSVACVFVSYFFMSIMFPTIFALGIHGLGARAKKASSFIVMAIMGGALLPKLMGYVADETNMSRGFIVPMFCFLFVAWYGFRWPRLSRAESLTAAPSLKGH, encoded by the coding sequence ATGAACCAGACGCGTGAACGCCTCTTTGTCACCGAAGACGGCCGCAACGTGGCCTTCGTATTCGCGCTTGTCAGCTCGCTGTTCCTGTTGTGGGGTTTCCTCAACGGGATGATCGACGTGATGGACAAGCATTTCCAGGACGAACTCGGCCTGACCAAGGCGCAGTCGGCGTGGGTCCAGTTTGCTCATTACCTCGGCTACTTTCTCATGGCCCTGCCGGCGGGCGTCGTCGCGTCGAAGCGCGGTTACAAGGCGGGAATTCTCACCGGCCTGCTGCTGGTGGCCATCGGCGGGTTCTGGTTCCTGCCGGCGACGGAAGTCCACTTCATGGCCAAGGCGGGAAAGGTAGGGCCGAACGCGGCGTTCGTCGCGTTTCTCATTGGCGTGTGCACGATCGCCGGCGGGCTGACCTTCCTGGAAACGGTGGCGAATCCCTATACGACAGTCCTCGGGCACCGGAAGTTTGCCGCGACCAGGATCAACCTGGCGCAGTCGATGAACGGTTTCGGCTGGATCTTCGGTCCGATGGTGGGCAGCGTTTATTTTTACTCGAAGGACGCCGCGGGTCGAAGCACCGGCAGTGAGACGCTCTACATTCCGTATGTGGCCAGCGCCATCGGCGTGCTGGTGCTGGCGTTCATTTTTTATCTCGTCAGGATGCCGGAAATTCCGACGGCGGACGAGTACCACATGGACAACGGCACGCCGGGCGTGTCCCGCTCCATCTGGACGCATCCGCATTTCACGCTCGCAGTGCTTGCGCAATTTCTCTACGTTGCCGCGCAGGCGGGCATCTTCAGCTTCTTCATCAACTACATGGTGGAGGAGCCTCCGAACATGCCCGCCGCCTGGTATCCGGCCCTGGAGAGCCTGGCCGCGCGGGCCGGCATCCTCCGCGAGTGGCTGCGCGGCTGGCTGACGCCCGTGGAAGGCGGCGCGTTCTGCCGGCTGACCGAGAAGGGCGCGTCGAACCTTGCCAGCGTCGCGTTCCTGTTTTTCCTCGCGGGACGGTTTTCGGGCGCGGCCATTCTCCGGCGCTCTGCCGCGCACCGCGTGTTGGGCATCTATGGCGCGATGAACGTGCTGGCCACGTTCCTTGTGTTTCTGAAGCTCGGCTGGTTCTCGGTGGCGTGCGTGTTTGTCAGCTATTTCTTCATGTCGATCATGTTTCCGACGATCTTCGCGCTGGGCATTCACGGGCTGGGCGCGCGGGCGAAGAAGGCGTCTTCGTTCATCGTCATGGCGATCATGGGCGGCGCGCTGCTGCCGAAGCTGATGGGATACGTGGCGGACGAGACGAACATGTCGCGCGGGTTCATCGTGCCGATGTTCTGCTTCCTGTTTGTGGCCTGGTACGGCTTCCGGTGGCCGCGGCTCAGCCGGGCGGAATCGCTGACGGCGGCGCCGTCGCTGAAGGGACACTGA